One Bradyrhizobium zhanjiangense DNA segment encodes these proteins:
- a CDS encoding TetR/AcrR family transcriptional regulator codes for MSRVRTRPTRDDTRDRLFEAAARVFEEDGIGGASIEAIAAAAGFTRGAFYSNFKSKDELIIAMLEDHVEQSIRRNLDILAQHDNLDDFIAALKTMDRSKQDPLGRSPLLHMEMILFVARAEKRRPELAKRLRARRKLIADIVEATLKSNGRNDSLNPPWMASVVLALEDGFRLHRLIDPETTPADSFLRAITDLRRRTGLASG; via the coding sequence ATGTCAAGGGTGAGAACCAGGCCGACCAGGGACGATACGCGCGACAGGCTGTTCGAGGCGGCCGCGCGCGTGTTCGAGGAAGACGGCATCGGCGGCGCCAGCATCGAGGCGATCGCGGCCGCGGCGGGCTTCACCCGCGGGGCGTTCTATTCCAACTTCAAGAGCAAGGACGAATTGATCATCGCCATGCTCGAGGACCATGTCGAGCAGTCGATCCGCCGCAACCTCGACATCCTCGCGCAGCACGACAATCTCGACGATTTCATCGCGGCACTGAAGACGATGGATCGCAGCAAGCAGGATCCGCTCGGCCGCTCGCCGCTGCTGCACATGGAGATGATCCTGTTCGTCGCGCGCGCCGAGAAGCGCCGCCCGGAGCTTGCCAAGCGCCTGCGCGCGCGGCGCAAGCTGATCGCCGACATCGTCGAGGCGACGTTGAAGAGCAACGGCCGCAATGACAGTCTGAACCCGCCCTGGATGGCCTCCGTCGTGCTCGCGCTCGAAGACGGTTTTCGCCTGCACCGGCTGATCGATCCCGAGACCACGCCGGCCGACAGCTTTCTGCGCGCGATCACGGATTTGCGGCGGAGGACGGGGTTGGCGTCGGGCTGA
- a CDS encoding isocitrate lyase/PEP mutase family protein: protein MHIFIGVSTKDAKTQQQYAETFRGLHRKGDPLVLFNAWDAATAKTIAKTSPAIATSSGAVASALGYADGENVPLDMVTGLVSRITASVSVPVSIDLEAGYGDTPEAAAKSASEVLKAGAVGINIEDGLSGGKRQLVGPERHAAKIKAVRDTAQELGVHLFINARTDPFLQKIGSPDECLNEAAKRAKVYAEAGADGIFVPGLNDLAYIEKLVQLTPLPVNIMVTQGVPEIRDLARVGVRRVSLGPWPMMAAMRIIGQAAASVAASRQYGTFLQPNA from the coding sequence ATGCACATTTTCATTGGAGTGAGCACGAAGGACGCCAAGACACAGCAGCAATACGCCGAGACGTTTCGCGGGCTTCACAGGAAGGGGGATCCGCTCGTTCTGTTCAACGCCTGGGACGCCGCCACCGCCAAAACGATTGCAAAGACCTCTCCGGCCATAGCGACCAGCAGCGGGGCGGTCGCGTCTGCGCTCGGGTATGCGGACGGAGAAAATGTCCCGCTCGACATGGTCACAGGTCTGGTGTCGCGGATCACCGCGTCCGTGTCGGTTCCGGTCTCGATCGATCTGGAGGCAGGATATGGCGACACCCCGGAGGCCGCTGCGAAGTCGGCGAGCGAGGTGTTGAAAGCCGGCGCGGTCGGCATCAACATCGAAGACGGGCTATCGGGCGGAAAGCGGCAACTCGTCGGTCCCGAACGGCATGCAGCGAAGATCAAGGCGGTGCGGGATACTGCGCAAGAATTGGGAGTTCATCTCTTCATCAACGCGAGAACCGACCCGTTCCTGCAGAAAATTGGATCGCCGGATGAATGCCTGAATGAAGCGGCCAAGCGCGCGAAGGTCTATGCCGAGGCCGGCGCTGACGGGATTTTCGTGCCCGGCCTCAACGACCTCGCCTACATCGAGAAGCTCGTCCAACTCACGCCCTTGCCGGTCAACATCATGGTGACGCAAGGTGTTCCCGAAATCCGGGATCTTGCTCGCGTCGGCGTTCGGCGGGTGAGCCTTGGGCCGTGGCCCATGATGGCGGCGATGCGCATCATTGGACAGGCCGCGGCCTCGGTCGCCGCGAGCAGGCAATACGGCACGTTCCTGCAACCGAATGCCTGA
- a CDS encoding cytochrome P450, protein MNEQVQGANGDPLFNPLSPDFIRDPYPHYDRLRTMDPIHVTPFGQFVTSRHAEVSLVLRDRRFGKDFVERSKRRYSEKIMDVFRSMSHWMLQADPPDHTRLRGLVVKAFTARRVEDMRPRIQEIVDQTIDAVIDRGHMDLIEDFAFRLPVTIICDMLGIPEEHRETFYKSSRDGGRLLDPVPLSPEEISQGNAGNLMAQMYFQQLFELRRRSPGDDLITQLVQAEEDGNKLTNEELTANIILLFGAGHETTVNLIGNGLLALHRNPDQLALLKARPELMVGAIEEFLRYDSSVQMTGRVALEDIDDLGGVKIPKGETVLCLLGSANRDPAVYPDRPDRLDVTRQNVKPLSFGGGIHFCLGAQLARIEAEIAIATLLRRLPDLRIDDVVNPQWRPTFVLRGLTRLPASW, encoded by the coding sequence ATGAACGAGCAAGTGCAAGGCGCGAACGGCGATCCGTTGTTCAACCCGCTGTCGCCGGACTTCATCCGCGATCCCTATCCGCATTACGACCGGTTGCGCACGATGGATCCGATCCATGTGACGCCGTTCGGCCAGTTCGTCACCAGCCGCCACGCCGAGGTCAGCCTCGTGCTGCGCGACAGGCGTTTCGGCAAGGATTTCGTCGAGCGCTCGAAGCGCCGCTATAGCGAAAAGATCATGGACGTGTTCCGCAGCATGAGCCACTGGATGCTGCAGGCCGATCCGCCTGACCACACCCGCTTGCGGGGCCTGGTCGTGAAGGCCTTCACCGCCCGCCGCGTCGAGGACATGCGCCCGCGCATCCAGGAAATCGTCGACCAGACCATCGACGCCGTGATCGATCGCGGCCACATGGACCTGATCGAGGATTTCGCCTTCCGCCTGCCCGTCACCATCATCTGCGACATGCTCGGCATCCCCGAGGAGCACCGCGAAACCTTCTACAAGAGCTCGCGCGACGGCGGGCGGCTGCTCGACCCGGTGCCGCTCTCGCCGGAGGAGATCAGCCAAGGCAACGCCGGCAACCTGATGGCGCAGATGTATTTCCAGCAGCTGTTCGAGCTGCGCCGCCGCAGTCCCGGCGACGATCTCATCACCCAGCTCGTGCAGGCCGAGGAGGACGGCAACAAGCTCACCAACGAGGAATTGACCGCCAACATCATCCTCTTGTTCGGTGCCGGCCACGAGACCACCGTCAATTTGATTGGCAACGGCCTCTTGGCACTCCACCGCAATCCGGACCAGCTCGCGCTCCTGAAGGCGCGACCGGAGTTGATGGTGGGCGCGATCGAGGAATTTTTGCGCTACGATTCCTCGGTGCAGATGACCGGGCGCGTCGCGCTGGAGGACATCGACGATCTCGGCGGCGTGAAGATCCCCAAGGGCGAGACCGTGCTCTGCCTGCTCGGCTCGGCCAACCGCGATCCGGCGGTCTATCCTGACCGGCCCGACCGGCTGGACGTCACCCGCCAGAATGTGAAGCCGCTGTCGTTCGGCGGCGGCATCCATTTCTGCCTGGGGGCCCAATTGGCGCGCATCGAGGCCGAGATCGCCATCGCGACGCTGCTCCGCCGGCTGCCGGATTTGCGCATCGACGACGTCGTAAACCCGCAGTGGCGGCCGACCTTCGTGCTGCGCGGCCTGACGCGGCTGCCGGCGAGCTGGTGA
- a CDS encoding AsmA family protein translates to MQTTLLGLAIAFIIALLAALIGPYFIDWNQFRPQFEAEASRIIGVPVRVAGALDARLLPAPTLRLRSVTFGGNNDLGRLRADKLDVEFSLGPLMRGEWRATELSVGGMAVDLGLDARGRVDLPSTASGAFNLGSLAIERLNLTGRIALHDAASRSTLELSDIAFSGDVRSLAGSVRGDGRFTANGVRYPFRISSGPTADGNATRLHLNIDPGERAILADLEGVLAFENRLPKFDGALTLAVPATKKAGEAGPMPWKLTTKLKADPAGAKFDQIEASYGVEDAALKLGGVGDLKFGASPLLRAVLSARQVDADKLTAKDAAKDAAKDDADPQRVLPALRAGLAAIPQAPIPAQFEFNSDQIMLGGRPLQNISAELQTDGRSWTFQRLELRAPGMTQLSLNGAAPGADSFSGRLNVESSDPDTLVAWLQGRSEVNRRSTRPLRLAGDVTIAANHLAIDRLKAEIEGGAVEGRIAFVQTGASKGSRIDAELKADRLDLDAAASFVRALAGPQGEWPEEAKLSLNIGRAISAGQELRPFMAKLGYGPASLSLEQLRFGQASGVTTEANGSFDRTNATGKLALKSSANSLRELTALIEPFAPAVHARFDAMPALPGATRLKLDLSLDKNAEHADRSNARVVFDLDAPQLKATATLAAQTPVAAVSGIDIDRLRNSDFTLDSKVSTPQAGALVALLGLDRIVAAGEGASQFEGKLTGTWQKPLQLSAKLSGGGLDADAQGNFDWSASKGSANLRVRNANLAPLFGTSSAGKSAQSVNLSARVGLSGNRLIFDDLDSTVSGSHLRGHLAVTLDQERSVDGEVGLDSLDVAPTLAMAIGAAGHDAGEPLNAGLIGGWRGRIAFQALRGTLPGGIELRPFAGTIRGDGQSLALDALKGGIGGGEMSASLDARNGANGLALNARIDLSNVDAATLRYRDLALPKGRASMQMALTSQGRSVAALTGALAGNGTVTLDSAEIAGLNPRAFEIAIRASDGGQVSDDNRLRQLVEPALSAGPIAVASAQIPFTIRDGRLRVGATPLEAKNARAIVSGGYDIPADQADIRASLTPIMTGLSGAPPEIQLFAAGPPDKLSRTVDLAPLSSWLAVRTIDRETRRLDAIERGEPPPATAALPTLVAPDAAPEPAPANVPLPGPDPRRAPAKSKGPPTPKAPHAAPAAPSPPLASQQLAPLPPPIDVKPAPGPPPAKPKPKPPLVLTPQNP, encoded by the coding sequence GTGCAGACGACGCTGCTCGGATTGGCGATTGCCTTCATCATTGCGCTTTTGGCCGCGCTGATCGGGCCTTACTTCATCGACTGGAACCAGTTCAGGCCCCAGTTCGAGGCGGAGGCCAGCCGGATCATCGGCGTGCCGGTGCGGGTGGCGGGCGCGCTCGATGCACGGCTGTTGCCGGCGCCGACGCTGCGGCTGCGTTCGGTCACCTTCGGCGGCAACAACGATCTCGGCCGGCTGCGCGCCGACAAGCTCGACGTCGAGTTCAGCCTGGGCCCGCTCATGCGCGGTGAATGGCGTGCAACGGAGCTTTCGGTCGGCGGCATGGCGGTCGATCTCGGCCTGGACGCGCGCGGGCGGGTCGATCTGCCGTCCACTGCGAGCGGCGCCTTCAATCTCGGCTCACTCGCCATCGAGCGGCTCAATCTCACCGGCCGCATCGCCCTGCACGATGCCGCCAGCCGCTCGACGCTGGAGCTGAGCGATATCGCCTTTTCCGGCGACGTGCGCTCGCTCGCGGGCTCGGTGCGCGGGGACGGCCGCTTCACCGCCAATGGGGTGCGCTATCCCTTCCGCATCTCCTCCGGCCCGACCGCCGACGGCAACGCCACCCGCCTCCATCTCAACATCGATCCGGGCGAGCGTGCCATCCTCGCCGATCTCGAAGGCGTGCTCGCCTTCGAGAACCGCTTGCCGAAATTCGACGGCGCGCTGACGCTCGCCGTGCCCGCGACAAAGAAAGCAGGCGAGGCTGGGCCGATGCCCTGGAAGCTCACGACCAAGCTCAAGGCCGATCCGGCCGGCGCCAAATTCGACCAGATAGAGGCCAGCTACGGCGTCGAGGACGCCGCGCTGAAGCTCGGCGGTGTCGGCGACCTCAAATTCGGCGCCTCGCCGCTGCTGCGCGCGGTGCTCTCGGCGCGGCAGGTCGATGCCGACAAGCTGACGGCCAAGGATGCTGCCAAGGATGCTGCCAAGGACGATGCCGATCCGCAGCGCGTCCTACCGGCGCTGCGCGCAGGGCTGGCCGCGATCCCGCAGGCGCCGATCCCGGCGCAGTTCGAATTCAACTCCGACCAGATCATGCTCGGTGGCCGTCCGCTCCAGAACATCAGCGCCGAGCTTCAGACTGACGGACGGTCCTGGACCTTCCAGCGGCTCGAGCTGCGTGCGCCGGGCATGACGCAGCTCTCGCTCAACGGCGCAGCTCCCGGCGCCGACAGCTTTAGCGGCCGCCTCAACGTCGAGTCGTCCGATCCTGACACGCTGGTGGCCTGGCTTCAGGGCCGCAGCGAGGTCAACCGCCGCAGCACGCGGCCGCTGCGCCTTGCGGGCGACGTGACGATTGCCGCCAACCATCTCGCCATCGACAGGCTGAAGGCCGAGATCGAGGGCGGCGCGGTCGAAGGCCGTATCGCCTTCGTCCAGACCGGCGCCAGCAAGGGCTCGCGGATCGATGCCGAACTCAAGGCCGACCGTCTCGACCTCGACGCCGCTGCAAGTTTTGTGCGCGCGCTCGCCGGGCCGCAGGGCGAATGGCCGGAGGAGGCAAAGCTCTCGCTCAATATCGGCCGCGCCATCTCCGCAGGACAGGAGCTGCGGCCCTTCATGGCAAAGCTCGGCTACGGCCCGGCGTCGCTGTCGCTGGAACAGTTGCGGTTCGGCCAGGCCAGCGGCGTGACCACGGAGGCGAACGGCAGTTTTGATCGCACGAATGCCACCGGCAAGCTCGCCTTGAAGTCGTCAGCGAATTCGCTGCGCGAGCTGACCGCGCTGATCGAGCCGTTTGCGCCCGCGGTGCATGCGCGCTTCGATGCCATGCCGGCATTGCCAGGTGCGACGCGCCTGAAGCTCGACCTCAGCCTCGACAAGAACGCCGAGCATGCCGATCGCAGCAACGCCCGCGTTGTGTTCGATCTTGACGCGCCGCAGCTCAAGGCGACCGCGACGCTGGCCGCGCAGACGCCGGTGGCCGCCGTCAGCGGCATCGACATCGACCGCCTGCGCAACAGCGACTTCACGCTCGATTCGAAAGTATCGACGCCGCAGGCCGGCGCACTGGTGGCGCTGCTCGGTCTGGATCGCATCGTGGCCGCAGGTGAGGGCGCTTCGCAGTTCGAAGGCAAGCTGACTGGCACCTGGCAGAAGCCGCTGCAATTGAGTGCAAAACTCAGCGGCGGCGGGCTGGACGCGGATGCGCAAGGCAATTTTGACTGGTCGGCATCCAAGGGCAGTGCGAACCTGCGCGTGCGCAACGCCAATCTGGCGCCGCTGTTCGGAACCAGCTCCGCCGGCAAATCAGCGCAGAGCGTCAACCTGTCCGCGCGCGTTGGCCTGTCCGGCAATCGGCTGATCTTCGACGATCTCGACAGCACCGTTTCAGGCTCGCATCTGCGCGGTCATCTTGCGGTGACGCTGGATCAGGAACGGAGTGTCGATGGCGAGGTGGGCCTCGATTCGCTCGATGTTGCGCCGACGCTCGCGATGGCGATCGGCGCGGCCGGACATGATGCCGGCGAGCCGCTGAATGCGGGGCTCATCGGTGGCTGGCGCGGCCGCATCGCCTTCCAGGCGCTGCGCGGAACGCTGCCCGGCGGCATCGAGCTGCGCCCCTTCGCGGGCACGATCCGCGGCGACGGCCAGTCGCTCGCGCTCGATGCGCTCAAGGGCGGCATCGGCGGCGGCGAGATGTCGGCAAGTCTCGATGCGCGCAACGGCGCCAATGGCCTGGCGTTGAATGCGCGCATCGATCTCAGCAATGTCGATGCAGCGACGCTGCGCTACCGCGACCTCGCGCTGCCCAAGGGACGCGCCTCGATGCAGATGGCGCTGACGAGCCAAGGCCGCAGCGTCGCGGCGCTGACCGGTGCGCTCGCCGGCAACGGCACGGTGACGCTCGACTCCGCCGAGATTGCCGGCCTCAATCCCCGCGCGTTCGAGATCGCCATCCGCGCCAGCGACGGCGGCCAGGTCAGCGACGACAACAGGCTGCGGCAGCTGGTCGAGCCTGCGCTGTCGGCAGGCCCGATCGCGGTGGCCTCGGCGCAGATCCCGTTCACGATCCGCGATGGGCGGCTGCGCGTCGGCGCGACGCCGCTGGAAGCGAAGAACGCCCGCGCCATCGTCTCCGGCGGCTACGACATTCCCGCCGACCAGGCCGACATCCGCGCCAGCCTGACGCCGATCATGACCGGGCTCTCCGGCGCTCCGCCGGAGATTCAGCTGTTCGCGGCAGGCCCGCCCGACAAGCTGAGCCGCACCGTCGATCTCGCGCCGCTGTCCTCGTGGCTCGCGGTGCGCACGATCGATCGCGAGACCCGCCGGCTCGATGCGATCGAGCGTGGCGAGCCGCCGCCCGCCACCGCCGCGCTGCCGACGCTGGTCGCTCCCGATGCCGCGCCCGAGCCGGCGCCGGCCAATGTGCCGCTGCCGGGGCCGGATCCGCGCCGCGCGCCGGCCAAGTCAAAGGGACCACCGACGCCGAAAGCCCCGCACGCCGCCCCCGCCGCGCCGAGCCCACCGCTCGCAAGCCAGCAGCTTGCGCCGCTGCCGCCGCCGATCGACGTGAAGCCGGCTCCGGGCCCGCCGCCCGCCAAGCCCAAGCCAAAACCGCCGCTGGTGCTGACGCCGCAGAATCCGTAG
- a CDS encoding alpha/beta fold hydrolase, whose protein sequence is MNARATAAAKPNTGSEPVLKHVHANGLRFAYLEQGSGPLVMFLHGFPDNAWSYRKQLQVFADAGYRAVSPFLRGYAPTEIPADGVFDPIALGQDLEALIAALSDDGQARVVGMDWGGTSTFQALATAPSAIKAAVVMNTAHPITFSSIRRDPDLVRSVFHVYFFQMPGAESAVNIEGLPFVDYLWKLWSPTFDDVEHLRSIKQTLSSPGTMAAALKYYGGLTDAGHAGRLPINEMHTPTLTIYGSNDPTARYSLKEEPLFKGPHQRIVLPDVGHFPHLEREAEVTGLIMDWFRTHAPD, encoded by the coding sequence ATGAATGCCCGAGCCACCGCAGCTGCAAAGCCGAACACCGGCAGTGAACCCGTCCTGAAACACGTGCACGCCAATGGCCTGCGGTTCGCCTATCTCGAACAGGGGAGCGGACCGCTCGTCATGTTCTTGCATGGCTTTCCTGACAACGCCTGGTCCTATCGGAAGCAATTGCAGGTCTTCGCGGATGCTGGCTATCGGGCCGTCTCGCCGTTCTTGCGGGGCTATGCGCCGACCGAGATCCCGGCCGACGGAGTGTTCGATCCCATCGCACTCGGCCAGGATCTCGAAGCGCTCATCGCGGCGCTGAGCGACGACGGACAAGCACGGGTCGTCGGCATGGATTGGGGCGGCACTTCGACCTTTCAGGCCCTGGCCACGGCGCCGTCGGCGATCAAAGCCGCCGTGGTCATGAACACCGCACATCCGATCACATTTTCAAGCATCAGGAGGGATCCGGACCTCGTCCGATCCGTCTTTCATGTCTATTTTTTTCAGATGCCCGGCGCCGAGTCGGCGGTGAACATCGAGGGACTCCCCTTCGTCGACTACCTCTGGAAGCTGTGGTCACCGACATTCGACGATGTCGAGCATCTCCGTTCGATCAAGCAGACGCTCAGCTCTCCCGGCACCATGGCGGCGGCGCTCAAATACTACGGGGGCCTGACCGATGCAGGACATGCCGGCCGGCTGCCGATCAACGAGATGCATACGCCGACGCTGACGATCTATGGCAGCAACGATCCGACAGCGAGGTACTCGCTGAAGGAGGAGCCGCTCTTCAAGGGGCCGCACCAGCGGATTGTCCTGCCCGATGTCGGCCACTTCCCGCACCTTGAGCGGGAGGCCGAAGTCACCGGCCTGATCATGGACTGGTTCAGGACGCACGCACCCGACTGA
- a CDS encoding Crp/Fnr family transcriptional regulator — MDARSRESIATVHRTGIGNRLLAALPPADLALLTPYFQKVSFEADAVLVRSGDELDPVYFPHSGAIAFMLDMPDGQSVATTLMGREGALASFSVLGPSLSSVTAIARMAGTASLISAAKFRAAYAQSAAIRNVVQVHARALLLQLQHVAACNALHRVDGRLARWLLQLHDRVPDDPLPVTQEALAQLLGVRRTTVTLTMNKLREAGAVPYDRRGLIKIDRARLEKLACDCYALMQHNIDRMYCQELSVPQPAHPPFRQSAFVASDGASGESRAVSRAGK, encoded by the coding sequence ATGGATGCTCGTTCGCGGGAAAGCATCGCGACCGTCCACCGCACTGGCATCGGCAATCGGCTGCTGGCGGCGTTGCCGCCTGCGGATCTCGCTCTGCTGACGCCTTACTTCCAGAAGGTCTCGTTCGAAGCCGATGCCGTCCTGGTGCGGTCGGGCGACGAGCTCGACCCGGTTTATTTTCCCCATAGCGGCGCAATCGCCTTCATGCTCGATATGCCGGACGGGCAATCGGTCGCAACCACCTTGATGGGACGGGAAGGGGCTTTGGCATCGTTTTCCGTGCTCGGCCCGTCGCTTTCATCCGTGACCGCGATTGCTCGCATGGCCGGCACGGCGTCGCTGATCTCCGCCGCCAAATTCAGGGCTGCCTATGCACAAAGCGCGGCCATCAGGAATGTCGTGCAGGTCCACGCCCGCGCGCTGTTATTGCAGCTCCAGCACGTCGCCGCTTGCAACGCGCTGCACCGGGTGGATGGCCGCCTGGCACGGTGGCTGCTGCAGCTTCACGACCGCGTTCCCGACGACCCTCTTCCGGTGACGCAGGAGGCGCTCGCGCAATTGCTCGGGGTGCGGCGCACGACCGTGACTCTGACGATGAACAAGCTACGCGAGGCCGGCGCCGTCCCATACGACCGGCGCGGGCTCATCAAGATCGATCGCGCTCGGCTCGAGAAGCTCGCATGCGATTGTTATGCGCTCATGCAGCACAACATCGATCGAATGTATTGCCAGGAATTGTCGGTGCCGCAGCCTGCCCATCCGCCGTTCCGGCAAAGCGCCTTCGTCGCCTCCGACGGAGCGAGTGGTGAATCCAGAGCCGTTTCGCGGGCGGGAAAATAG
- a CDS encoding MarR family winged helix-turn-helix transcriptional regulator, which produces MVKLFFVRSAHIVRFMETGIANLLGALSLAVMDRIEQGAREVIGRGGETPAALVVIGYGQGMTNDKLRRILGLSHSGTVRLVDRLVSDRLVERRPGKDGREIALYLTATGAAARNDLMASRISAVASLLDVLSPAETKRLGTLIHDLLARQDTSEMDRFTICRRCDDRVCTNCPLPTNKSKRDR; this is translated from the coding sequence TTGGTCAAGTTGTTTTTTGTGCGCAGCGCACATATTGTTCGATTCATGGAAACCGGAATCGCGAATTTACTGGGAGCGCTTTCGCTCGCCGTCATGGATCGTATCGAGCAGGGCGCGCGCGAGGTCATAGGCCGCGGCGGTGAGACGCCCGCGGCACTCGTCGTGATCGGCTACGGCCAGGGCATGACCAACGACAAGCTCCGGCGGATCCTTGGCCTGTCGCATTCCGGAACCGTTCGTCTGGTCGACCGTCTGGTTTCGGATCGGCTGGTCGAACGCAGGCCGGGAAAGGACGGCCGCGAGATTGCCTTGTACCTGACGGCCACGGGCGCGGCGGCCCGGAATGACCTGATGGCATCCCGGATTTCGGCCGTTGCGTCGCTCCTGGATGTGTTGTCGCCGGCCGAAACCAAACGGCTGGGAACGCTGATCCATGACCTGCTGGCAAGGCAGGACACCTCCGAGATGGACCGCTTCACGATCTGCCGCAGGTGCGACGACAGGGTGTGCACCAATTGCCCGTTGCCGACGAACAAGAGCAAGCGCGACCGCTAG